The Nitrospinaceae bacterium genome includes a region encoding these proteins:
- a CDS encoding mandelate racemase/muconate lactonizing enzyme family protein: MKITSVEVYFLSAPQPEREFWLSLRPVLSVNELVVKIMTDEGITGVGLGTASGRVSEVAEIFKRGFGDLILGEDPLRPERVLKKTLGTTYHRISHDSGWPRDHIITAAATIDNALWDIMGKAAGLPLYKLLGGLEGRARTYAGGGYYRDGKDVAELVDEVGRYYEMGHRGFKMKIGAMTLEEDMSRVAGVRKAIGPECLLAVDVNGAWDYAAAKEGVQHLTDFDLAWIEEPICWREAKHTLPRLKADCPIPIADGHGEMNLYDCLRLIDDNSVDIIQFDATKFEGVTGSRKIMTAAELAHIQFMPHHDPQIHAHCIAASPAGYICESHADPERDPVWFELFDGTPELKEGWLTLSDRPGFGVELNEAAMNKWAERVC, from the coding sequence ATGAAGATAACGAGCGTTGAAGTTTATTTTCTCTCGGCCCCCCAGCCCGAACGCGAATTCTGGCTAAGCCTCAGGCCAGTCCTCTCGGTGAACGAGCTTGTCGTCAAAATCATGACCGACGAGGGCATCACCGGCGTCGGTCTCGGCACCGCCTCGGGACGCGTAAGCGAGGTGGCCGAAATATTCAAGCGGGGCTTTGGCGACCTCATTCTGGGAGAAGACCCCCTTCGCCCCGAGCGGGTGCTGAAGAAAACCCTTGGCACCACCTACCACCGGATTTCCCACGACAGCGGCTGGCCGCGCGACCATATCATCACGGCCGCAGCGACCATCGACAATGCGCTGTGGGACATCATGGGGAAGGCGGCGGGCCTTCCACTCTACAAGCTCCTGGGGGGATTGGAAGGCCGTGCCCGCACCTATGCCGGTGGCGGCTACTACCGCGATGGAAAAGACGTCGCCGAGCTTGTCGATGAGGTCGGCCGTTATTATGAAATGGGACATCGGGGCTTCAAGATGAAAATTGGCGCAATGACGCTTGAAGAAGATATGTCTCGCGTTGCTGGTGTAAGGAAGGCAATCGGGCCCGAGTGTCTGCTCGCCGTAGATGTAAACGGCGCCTGGGACTATGCCGCGGCCAAGGAAGGCGTACAGCATCTGACTGATTTCGATTTGGCGTGGATTGAGGAGCCAATCTGTTGGCGCGAGGCGAAACACACCCTGCCCCGCCTCAAGGCTGATTGTCCGATTCCGATTGCGGATGGGCACGGTGAAATGAACCTGTACGATTGCCTTCGCTTGATCGATGACAATTCGGTGGACATTATCCAGTTTGACGCAACGAAATTCGAGGGCGTCACAGGAAGTCGAAAAATCATGACGGCCGCCGAGTTGGCACACATCCAGTTCATGCCGCACCACGACCCGCAAATTCATGCCCACTGCATAGCCGCCAGCCCGGCGGGCTATATTTGCGAGAGCCATGCCGACCCCGAGCGCGATCCGGTCTGGTTCGAGCTTTTCGACGGAACGCCCGAGCTTAAAGAAGGCTGGCTTACGCTTTCAGACAGACCCGGTTTTGGAGTTGAATTGAACGAGGCGGCGATGAACAAGTGGGCCGAGCGGGTCTGCTAG
- a CDS encoding DUF296 domain-containing protein, protein MDVVERKIGRIFSLNFKPEEDFYGNVVKFVKEKNIRAGSVFFMGAFYELDIIPGVLLPSPPMPPPDETRLHIDQWVDVQGQGIITWPDSSPPVHLDQHAWTDDPDPYIHLHVTVSGGPSKPREVYAGHLCDGRLKGMMMDIIELL, encoded by the coding sequence ATGGATGTCGTCGAAAGAAAAATAGGCCGTATATTCAGTCTTAATTTTAAGCCTGAAGAAGATTTTTACGGCAACGTGGTTAAATTCGTCAAAGAGAAAAATATCCGGGCCGGTTCGGTTTTTTTTATGGGCGCGTTTTATGAACTCGATATCATACCTGGTGTTCTGCTCCCGTCTCCCCCGATGCCGCCTCCCGATGAAACCCGTCTTCATATCGATCAATGGGTAGATGTTCAGGGGCAGGGGATTATTACCTGGCCTGACTCTTCGCCTCCTGTCCATCTTGACCAACACGCATGGACCGACGATCCGGATCCGTACATTCATCTTCATGTGACGGTAAGCGGTGGCCCAAGTAAGCCAAGGGAAGTTTATGCTGGTCATCTGTGCGATGGCAGGCTCAAGGGAATGATGATGGATATCATCGAGTTGTTGTAA
- a CDS encoding thiamine pyrophosphate-binding protein — protein sequence MPKMTGARFLADTLQAYGVTHIFFMPGIVKRALFEMDERTNIDRILTHGEKSAVYMADGYARASGRPGICMAQTVGASNLAAGLRDPYLGCSPVIAITGGTETDTQYRNVYQEVEDLSMFDPVTKFNVRVEQVERYPDLLREAFRCATSGTPGPVHLELKGQGGQITDDAEGDLEVFVDEATTRVPAYRPEPEPGSIQEAARLLAAAKRPIIVAGGGVRASGAGAELVELAEKLSIPIATALNAKDTVPPQHPLSVGVVGVYSRETANQAVLDSDLVFFIGSKTGGQVTNRWRLPQIGTPVIQLDINPEEIGRNYPLEVGIMGDAKVSLRKLIDAADASSAASRKDWTEQQKKSMKAWYEEFEPLLNSDAVPIRPERICKELTEHLPSDALLVSDTGHAGMWTGGMVDLTEPGQGFIRCAGSLGWGLPAVLGAKCALPDRPVVLFTGDGGFWYHLSEIETAVRRNINAVMVVNNNHVLSHGLQGLTQIAGGELNAKHEFIWHYNDTDLAKVAESMGALGIRVDKPSEIDSALDQAFSANRPVVVDVATEVMAMAPLAIG from the coding sequence ATGCCCAAGATGACAGGAGCACGCTTTCTCGCTGATACGCTTCAGGCCTACGGTGTGACCCATATTTTCTTCATGCCAGGAATAGTCAAACGTGCTCTCTTTGAGATGGACGAGCGAACAAATATAGATCGTATCCTAACCCATGGAGAAAAATCGGCGGTTTACATGGCCGATGGCTATGCGCGTGCCAGCGGCCGCCCCGGAATTTGTATGGCCCAGACGGTGGGCGCATCCAACCTGGCTGCGGGCCTCAGGGACCCATATCTTGGGTGCTCTCCAGTGATTGCCATCACGGGTGGAACCGAGACCGATACCCAGTATCGTAATGTTTATCAGGAAGTCGAAGACCTCTCCATGTTTGATCCGGTTACTAAGTTCAACGTTCGGGTGGAGCAGGTCGAGCGATACCCCGACCTGCTACGGGAGGCCTTTCGGTGCGCCACCTCAGGGACTCCGGGACCTGTCCATCTGGAACTTAAGGGGCAAGGAGGTCAAATTACAGACGATGCGGAGGGGGACCTGGAAGTTTTCGTGGATGAGGCCACTACCCGGGTTCCCGCTTATCGGCCAGAGCCAGAGCCCGGGAGTATTCAAGAGGCGGCCAGGCTCCTGGCGGCGGCGAAAAGGCCAATCATCGTTGCGGGCGGCGGCGTTCGCGCATCGGGGGCGGGGGCCGAGTTGGTGGAGCTTGCCGAGAAACTCTCTATTCCCATTGCTACAGCCCTCAACGCCAAGGACACTGTTCCGCCCCAGCACCCGCTTTCGGTTGGTGTTGTGGGTGTTTACTCCCGCGAGACAGCGAACCAGGCGGTGCTGGATTCCGACCTGGTCTTCTTTATCGGGAGCAAGACCGGCGGCCAGGTGACGAATCGCTGGCGCCTCCCCCAGATTGGGACGCCTGTCATCCAGCTCGACATTAACCCCGAGGAAATTGGGCGAAACTATCCGCTGGAAGTGGGCATCATGGGGGATGCAAAGGTTAGCCTACGCAAACTTATTGATGCGGCCGATGCTTCCTCTGCCGCCTCCCGCAAGGATTGGACTGAACAACAAAAAAAATCCATGAAGGCGTGGTACGAGGAATTCGAGCCTCTTCTGAACTCGGATGCCGTTCCCATTCGCCCCGAGCGCATTTGCAAGGAGCTTACCGAGCACCTCCCCTCGGATGCGCTCCTCGTTTCGGATACCGGCCATGCGGGTATGTGGACGGGCGGTATGGTCGATCTTACCGAGCCGGGCCAGGGTTTTATTCGTTGTGCGGGCTCGCTGGGATGGGGTTTGCCTGCCGTACTGGGGGCAAAGTGTGCGCTTCCCGATAGGCCCGTTGTTCTGTTTACCGGAGACGGAGGGTTCTGGTACCACCTCTCCGAAATCGAAACGGCTGTGCGACGAAATATTAATGCTGTCATGGTGGTCAACAACAACCATGTCTTGAGCCATGGACTCCAAGGGTTGACCCAGATCGCAGGCGGCGAGCTGAATGCCAAGCATGAATTTATTTGGCATTATAATGACACCGATCTTGCAAAGGTGGCCGAATCGATGGGCGCCCTCGGTATTCGGGTGGATAAGCCCTCTGAAATTGATAGTGCCCTCGATCAGGCTTTCTCGGCGAACCGGCCCGTAGTGGTGGATGTTGCGACCGAAGTCATGGCCATGGCCCCACTTGCTATCGGATGA
- a CDS encoding fumarylacetoacetate hydrolase family protein yields the protein MKLVTMDIPENGTTRETIGVVLSSDRILDLASASLDIPSDMVLFIEKGKAGLEIARKLASEAESGGHTASTHPLASVHLRAPVPRPRKFVHAGRNFHKHLAESGSAMPAQIPLAPRFTSTMIGPDEPIIYPPLTSKLDSEAEIVMIIGERCKNVPRENAFDVIMGYTLYNDVTARDIQDDDARGGLFLCKSLDATNAIGPWIVTSDEIDDPQNMDIIGRVDGFELQRQSLSNMIFDIPHIISHLSKMTLEPGDLVSTGTPEGCAIFREGGEAHLLKVGGVAEVESPLLGILRNPVVAE from the coding sequence ATGAAGCTTGTAACGATGGATATCCCGGAAAACGGAACAACGAGAGAAACTATCGGTGTGGTTTTAAGTTCAGACAGGATTCTCGATCTGGCCTCTGCCTCGCTCGACATCCCCTCCGACATGGTGCTCTTCATCGAAAAAGGTAAGGCGGGTCTTGAGATTGCACGCAAACTTGCCAGCGAGGCAGAATCGGGAGGCCACACGGCGTCCACCCACCCGCTCGCCTCTGTACACCTCAGGGCGCCGGTCCCGCGGCCGCGTAAGTTTGTCCACGCCGGGCGAAATTTCCATAAACATCTAGCAGAATCGGGAAGCGCCATGCCGGCTCAAATTCCTCTGGCCCCCCGCTTCACCTCGACCATGATCGGACCCGATGAACCAATCATCTACCCACCACTGACGAGCAAACTCGACTCCGAGGCTGAAATCGTCATGATAATTGGCGAGCGGTGCAAGAACGTGCCCCGCGAAAATGCTTTCGATGTCATCATGGGCTACACCCTCTACAACGATGTGACGGCTCGCGACATTCAGGATGACGATGCCAGAGGCGGGCTTTTCTTGTGCAAAAGTCTTGATGCAACGAACGCCATCGGGCCCTGGATCGTCACCTCCGATGAGATCGACGATCCCCAGAACATGGATATTATTGGTCGGGTGGATGGCTTCGAGCTTCAGCGCCAGAGCCTCTCGAACATGATTTTCGATATTCCGCATATCATCTCTCACCTTTCGAAGATGACTCTAGAGCCGGGCGATCTCGTCTCGACGGGGACCCCGGAGGGCTGCGCCATTTTCAGGGAAGGCGGCGAGGCGCACCTGCTCAAAGTAGGGGGTGTGGCGGAAGTGGAATCGCCCCTTCTCGGCATTTTGCGCAATCCTGTAGTAGCCGAGTGA
- a CDS encoding cupin domain-containing protein, protein MTEGLIPIRRVVTGNDESGKSKVVWDGPAPDTHPAPIPGKGHTDLWTWWETPPPLSGERDDGDLPYDFPGSAAGGHLRVIQARNRPDDYDPAKDTEGIPFHEPKDMPSRRRWDRGGDNSFSSGMHKTETVDYGIMLTGERELILDDHTLVMKPGDIVVQVGAWHQWASPRLGCQMAFDMIAARFTDGPVGLAQGNDKIVEPDLKLPDGVKPARRIVTIDKEPGKSTLLADGPAPDVRFDPARPGFASARLWVTDSDPATIVMETLHLPHTIEPPKNGTVCRVVTFPPDDVWKDNVGAAEVEAYFSAMGSPGASTYSDSAPHPYMQKTQTLEFCFIHEGEIVLVLDTEEVSLKAGDVVILRGSNHAWSNRSGSPAVMTISSHDGK, encoded by the coding sequence ATGACCGAAGGACTGATACCGATCAGGAGAGTAGTTACCGGCAACGATGAGAGTGGTAAATCAAAAGTTGTTTGGGATGGCCCCGCTCCGGACACCCATCCGGCGCCGATACCCGGCAAAGGTCACACCGACCTTTGGACATGGTGGGAAACGCCTCCCCCCCTCTCCGGCGAGCGTGATGATGGAGATTTGCCCTACGATTTTCCCGGCTCCGCCGCTGGTGGACATCTTCGAGTCATCCAGGCGCGAAACCGCCCCGACGATTACGATCCGGCCAAGGATACCGAAGGCATTCCGTTTCATGAGCCCAAGGACATGCCCTCAAGAAGGCGATGGGATCGAGGCGGCGATAATTCCTTCTCCTCGGGTATGCACAAAACCGAGACGGTGGATTACGGAATCATGTTGACGGGCGAGCGCGAATTAATTCTCGATGATCACACGCTTGTGATGAAGCCGGGCGATATCGTCGTTCAGGTGGGCGCGTGGCATCAGTGGGCCAGCCCCCGTCTGGGTTGCCAGATGGCGTTCGACATGATCGCAGCGCGCTTTACAGATGGGCCCGTGGGTCTGGCGCAGGGCAACGATAAGATCGTCGAGCCCGATCTCAAGCTACCAGATGGCGTGAAGCCAGCGCGGCGGATAGTGACCATAGATAAAGAGCCGGGAAAATCCACATTGCTCGCCGATGGTCCGGCGCCCGATGTACGTTTTGATCCCGCACGGCCCGGTTTTGCATCGGCGCGGCTGTGGGTCACCGATAGCGATCCGGCGACGATTGTTATGGAGACGCTTCATTTGCCGCACACTATCGAGCCTCCGAAGAACGGAACGGTCTGCCGGGTAGTTACTTTTCCGCCGGATGATGTTTGGAAAGATAACGTCGGCGCCGCCGAAGTTGAGGCGTATTTCAGCGCAATGGGCTCGCCTGGCGCCTCCACGTATTCGGACTCTGCGCCTCATCCGTACATGCAGAAGACGCAAACCCTAGAATTTTGTTTTATCCACGAGGGTGAAATCGTATTGGTGCTCGACACCGAAGAGGTGTCCTTGAAGGCGGGTGACGTCGTGATACTGCGCGGGAGTAACCATGCCTGGAGCAACCGTTCCGGCAGCCCGGCAGTCATGACGATTTCGTCTCATGATGGGAAGTAG
- a CDS encoding ABC transporter permease: MRGYIIRRLLQSFIVIKGVLLIVFFMLQMTGDPAGILMPEDADKEDIAQFKKEMGFDLPMHIQYFNFLFGYNESKGVLRGDFGFSFHQELPALGLVLGHFPATALLAFTSVILASLISIPAGVLSAVYRNTWIDYFATVGAMLGQSVPGFWLGLLFIMFFAVKLEWLPTSGADGIEYLVLPAMTAGLYATARLTRLVRSGMLEVLGSDYIQTARSKGLVENVIVFRHALKNASIPVVTLIGLELGILLGGTVVVEVVFSWPGVGFLVVDSIRNQDYPVVQAAVALLATCFVVVNLSVDLLYAWLDPRIAYK; the protein is encoded by the coding sequence TTGCGTGGATATATAATTCGTCGGCTCTTGCAAAGCTTTATTGTCATCAAGGGCGTTCTTTTGATCGTCTTTTTCATGTTGCAAATGACAGGCGATCCGGCAGGAATTCTGATGCCTGAGGACGCCGATAAAGAAGATATTGCACAATTTAAAAAGGAAATGGGTTTTGACCTGCCGATGCATATCCAATACTTCAATTTCCTTTTTGGTTATAACGAGAGTAAGGGTGTTCTCCGAGGTGATTTTGGTTTTTCTTTCCATCAGGAACTACCTGCTCTGGGTCTCGTTTTAGGGCATTTTCCGGCTACCGCCCTTCTTGCCTTCACGTCGGTGATTTTAGCGTCTTTGATATCCATTCCTGCAGGTGTGCTTTCCGCCGTTTACCGGAATACATGGATTGACTACTTCGCTACTGTGGGGGCGATGTTGGGCCAGTCGGTGCCAGGATTCTGGCTGGGTCTTTTGTTTATTATGTTTTTTGCAGTGAAATTGGAATGGCTGCCAACGTCGGGCGCCGATGGAATTGAGTACCTTGTTCTTCCCGCTATGACAGCGGGGCTGTACGCGACGGCGCGCCTTACCCGTCTCGTGCGTTCGGGTATGCTTGAAGTGCTTGGAAGCGACTATATTCAAACGGCCCGCTCCAAGGGCCTCGTTGAGAATGTCATCGTATTTCGACATGCGTTGAAAAATGCGTCCATCCCGGTCGTTACCTTGATTGGACTTGAGCTGGGCATCCTGCTCGGCGGAACGGTTGTTGTGGAGGTGGTTTTCTCCTGGCCGGGTGTGGGGTTTCTCGTGGTGGATTCCATTCGCAACCAGGATTACCCTGTAGTGCAGGCGGCTGTGGCATTACTCGCCACCTGTTTTGTTGTCGTTAATCTCAGCGTAGATCTTCTTTATGCATGGCTCGATCCACGTATCGCATACAAATAG
- a CDS encoding ABC transporter permease, translated as MRDLSRRPPAMFGLLCVVFVIVWALVPQLFAPMDPYLQNLDLTLKPPGYVNSDGFTYWAGTDQLGRDLLSRIIWGSRISLIVGFVAVLLSGAIGITLGLVAGFYGGIVDTVISRIIDIALSVPFILLAMSIIAILGTSLQNVILAMAVRTWIVYARPIRGAVLSAKEYEYIVGARANGCRTPRILIRHLLPNVLSTAIVIATLYLGRMIIIEASLSFLGVGVPPPTPAWGGMLADGRSYLDTAWWIAVFPGLALMLIVLGINLFGDWIRDALDPRMKRLAD; from the coding sequence ATGCGTGATTTGTCGCGTCGTCCGCCTGCGATGTTCGGATTGCTCTGTGTCGTTTTTGTGATTGTGTGGGCTTTGGTACCCCAATTGTTCGCTCCAATGGATCCGTACTTGCAAAATCTTGATCTCACTTTGAAACCTCCCGGGTATGTCAATTCTGACGGATTCACGTACTGGGCCGGAACGGATCAGTTGGGCCGCGATTTATTGAGCCGTATAATCTGGGGCTCCCGGATTTCACTTATCGTCGGGTTTGTCGCAGTCCTTTTGAGCGGGGCAATAGGGATAACGCTGGGGTTGGTTGCGGGCTTCTATGGCGGAATAGTCGATACCGTCATTAGCCGGATTATTGATATAGCGCTTTCAGTTCCGTTCATCCTGCTGGCGATGAGTATTATCGCCATCCTGGGGACGAGCCTTCAAAATGTAATACTCGCCATGGCCGTTCGCACGTGGATCGTATATGCGCGTCCGATTCGTGGAGCCGTTCTTTCGGCAAAAGAATACGAGTATATCGTAGGGGCGAGGGCCAACGGTTGCCGCACCCCCCGGATACTTATTCGTCATCTACTTCCAAATGTTCTTTCCACCGCCATCGTGATAGCCACGCTCTATCTCGGACGGATGATTATCATTGAGGCATCTTTGTCTTTCCTCGGGGTGGGTGTGCCACCGCCAACTCCCGCTTGGGGCGGTATGCTCGCAGATGGGCGCTCCTATCTCGATACCGCCTGGTGGATTGCTGTCTTTCCGGGGCTGGCGCTCATGCTGATCGTATTGGGGATAAATCTTTTCGGGGACTGGATTAGAGACGCACTTGATCCAAGAATGAAGCGGCTGGCCGATTAG